One stretch of Lachnospiraceae bacterium oral taxon 096 DNA includes these proteins:
- a CDS encoding MBL fold metallo-hydrolase — MRPEIIFMPLGGGQRVGASCYYLKIGDSNILLDAGIGVDQGMEFEPNFHCLLTSPFMQSMGQINQIFISHAHMDHVGDLLKVMNQANYANVYMTEITKTLTQYQLYDRLFIGNREKDERTRLATKGLLEKITPVSFMKTLDFGKYRVTFYPAGHIPGAMMVLFEVGRKKILYTGDYSIHHTVLTQKCIPPKGMDIDTVILCGLHAKHPDYVKKSDRMFQQIGYALHVVNDTGQSVLCKVPQLSKGIEFLKKLNDWNRTGIPIYIDESLMNVVHKMEQLSVPILNQYNRVMDMNKGRPKEAHIYLTSDRNTRWVGPYKLLNANFSLHEDFSEMKEFLKLLNPRQAMVVHCDKEKSVFDETIEQEMMRDGECRTQFTFAEENEIYQL; from the coding sequence ATGAGACCAGAAATTATATTTATGCCTCTTGGAGGGGGGCAGAGAGTGGGAGCTAGCTGTTATTATTTAAAAATTGGCGACAGCAATATTCTTCTTGATGCAGGGATTGGAGTGGATCAGGGGATGGAATTTGAGCCGAATTTTCATTGTTTGCTTACCTCTCCATTTATGCAATCTATGGGGCAGATCAATCAGATTTTTATATCCCATGCTCATATGGATCATGTAGGGGATCTTTTGAAGGTGATGAATCAAGCAAATTATGCCAATGTATATATGACAGAAATTACAAAGACACTGACACAGTATCAGCTCTATGATCGGCTCTTTATTGGAAATAGAGAAAAAGATGAGCGTACACGCCTAGCAACAAAGGGGCTTTTGGAGAAAATTACACCTGTAAGTTTTATGAAGACTTTGGATTTTGGAAAGTATAGGGTGACTTTTTATCCAGCGGGGCATATTCCAGGGGCCATGATGGTTTTGTTTGAGGTGGGGAGAAAAAAGATTCTATATACAGGAGATTATTCTATTCATCATACCGTTCTTACACAGAAATGCATTCCTCCGAAGGGAATGGATATTGACACTGTGATTTTATGTGGACTTCACGCAAAGCATCCCGATTATGTAAAAAAATCAGATCGTATGTTTCAACAAATTGGCTATGCCCTTCATGTGGTCAATGACACGGGGCAATCGGTTCTATGTAAAGTTCCACAATTGAGTAAGGGAATTGAATTTTTAAAGAAACTCAATGATTGGAATCGAACAGGAATACCGATATATATTGATGAGTCTTTAATGAATGTTGTTCATAAGATGGAACAACTTTCTGTGCCGATTTTGAATCAATATAATCGAGTGATGGATATGAACAAGGGAAGACCGAAAGAAGCTCATATCTATTTGACATCAGATAGGAATACAAGGTGGGTAGGGCCATATAAGCTATTGAATGCGAATTTTTCATTGCACGAGGACTTTTCAGAAATGAAAGAATTTTTAAAGTTACTCAATCCAAGGCAGGCAATGGTGGTTCACTGTGATAAGGAAAAATCAGTGTTTGACGAGACCATTGAGCAGGAAATGATGAGAGACGGGGAGTGCAGGACACAATTTACTTTTGCAGAGGAAAATGAGATTTATCAATTGTAA